A single region of the Anticarsia gemmatalis isolate Benzon Research Colony breed Stoneville strain chromosome 11, ilAntGemm2 primary, whole genome shotgun sequence genome encodes:
- the eIF2Balpha gene encoding eukaryotic translation initiation factor 2B subunit alpha — translation MKKEEVQEIFLKIMREEEDVSAGVAAIRTLLSVIENYKVATVRELDLNLQLAVDAMKHCDQPVTAISSGCELFMRFITFAKLDVKSFEECEQIMLQRGHIFLNELLEARGKVAKQAMGFIKDGCKILTHSRSRVVLQAMLEAAKANKRFEVYVTMSCPDNSGELMHKQLVAAGIDATLILDASVGYIMEQVDIVMIGAEGVTESGGIINKIGTYALGMAALELKKPVYVLTESFKFSRIYPLNQQDLPNEFKYLSSVLKSGKDLTKQHPLVDYTPPAYITLLFTDLGILTPSAVSDELIKLYL, via the exons atgaaaaaagaaG aagtacaagaaatatttctaaaaataatgagAGAGGAGGAAGATGTTTCGGCTGGAGTTGCTGCTATTAGAACACTATTATCTGTGATAGAAAACTACAAAG TGGCAACAGTGAGAGAGCTGGACTTAAACCTGCAGCTGGCGGTGGATGCCATGAAACACTGTGATCAACCCGTTACTGCTATATCCTCAGGATGTGAACTGTTTATGAGGTTTATCACATTCGCCAAACTTGATGTTAAG TCATTTGAAGAGTGTGAACAAATAATGCTGCAGCGTGGCCATATATTCCTGAATGAACTGTTAGAGGCGAGAGGCAAGGTGGCTAAACAAGCTATGGGATTTATAAAAGACGGATGT aaaatactGACCCACTCAAGATCTAGGGTAGTGCTACAAGCAATGTTAGAAGCAGCAAAAGCTAACAAGAGGTTTGAAGTGTATGTCACAATGTCTTGTCCAGACAATAGTGG tgAACTGATGCACAAACAGCTAGTGGCGGCTGGTATCGACGCGACATTGATCCTGGACGCGTCGGTCGGCTACATCATGGAGCAGGTCGACATCGTCATGATCGGAGCCGAGGGAGTCACGGAGAGCGGCGGAATTATCAACAAG ATCGGCACATACGCATTAGGAATGGCAGCACTAGAACTAAAGAAACCAGTCTACGTACTAACAGAAAGCTTCAAATTCTCAAGAATATACCCTCTCAACCAGCAAGACTTACCGAATGAGTTCAAGTACTTATCCAGTGTACTGAAATCTGGCAAAGATCTGACGAAACAGCATCCCTTAGTAGACTACACCCCACCGGCTTATATCACCCTGTTGTTCACTGATCTAGGAATTCTAACACCTTCGGCCGTCAGTGACGAGCTTATAAAactgtatttgtaa